A DNA window from Carnobacterium funditum DSM 5970 contains the following coding sequences:
- a CDS encoding MATE family efflux transporter: protein MTQTNKLETEKISSLLLEFSIPAVIGMFVNAVYNIVDRIFIGNAPGLGSLGLAAASITYPITLVMIAFGLLVGVGGATRFSISLGRKETTKAQHYLGNGVALAIIAGLLFTILGNIFLEPILRNIGASQAVLPYATEYLSIILFGAVFQCLAMTMNNFARADGNPRISMISMMIGAGFNIIFDYILIIQLGWGMKGAAYATIGGQFLSVIWQLSYFTSKRSNVHLTLRNMKLKLTYVKDILTTGIPAFLLQIANSILNVIINATLVKYGGDVAISVAGIVTSAVTLIIMMVSGLTQGLQPIIGFNTGAGHIDRVKQALKLASIAAFIITTTGFLVIQFFPEFVVSLFNQETAVVSLGVKAIRIWTLGFPLVGLQIVWSNYFQAVGEVRLASFLNLARQLIFLVPLVLILSSIFGLYGVYAAVPIADLLAFFVTSYFISKKLPRSGKKLL, encoded by the coding sequence ATGACTCAAACAAATAAACTCGAAACTGAAAAAATTTCTTCTTTGTTACTTGAATTTTCTATCCCAGCAGTCATTGGGATGTTTGTTAATGCCGTTTACAACATCGTAGATCGAATCTTTATTGGTAATGCTCCTGGACTTGGCTCTTTGGGTTTAGCGGCTGCTTCGATAACATATCCCATTACTTTAGTGATGATTGCGTTTGGTTTGTTAGTTGGAGTAGGTGGAGCAACTCGTTTTTCTATCAGTCTGGGTAGAAAAGAAACCACCAAAGCACAACATTATTTAGGAAACGGTGTTGCTTTAGCCATCATTGCAGGTTTATTGTTTACTATATTAGGAAATATTTTCTTAGAACCAATCTTAAGAAACATTGGGGCTAGTCAAGCTGTTTTGCCTTATGCCACTGAATACCTTAGTATTATTTTATTTGGAGCTGTTTTCCAGTGTCTGGCAATGACTATGAATAACTTTGCTAGAGCAGATGGCAATCCTCGTATCTCAATGATTAGTATGATGATTGGGGCTGGTTTTAACATCATCTTTGATTATATCCTGATTATTCAATTAGGCTGGGGTATGAAGGGTGCTGCTTATGCTACTATCGGAGGACAATTTTTATCGGTTATTTGGCAATTGTCTTATTTTACTAGTAAACGCAGTAATGTCCATTTAACTTTACGGAATATGAAACTGAAACTAACTTATGTAAAAGACATTTTAACAACCGGTATCCCGGCTTTTTTGCTTCAGATTGCGAATAGTATTTTAAATGTTATCATTAATGCAACCTTAGTTAAATATGGCGGTGACGTGGCTATTTCAGTCGCTGGTATTGTTACAAGTGCTGTCACACTGATTATTATGATGGTTTCTGGATTGACTCAAGGTTTACAGCCAATCATTGGTTTCAATACCGGAGCAGGTCACATTGATCGTGTAAAACAAGCTCTAAAACTAGCAAGTATTGCTGCATTCATTATTACCACTACCGGATTTTTAGTTATTCAATTTTTCCCAGAGTTTGTTGTTAGTCTTTTTAATCAGGAAACGGCTGTCGTTTCTTTAGGAGTCAAGGCCATCCGTATTTGGACTCTTGGTTTCCCACTAGTCGGGCTTCAAATTGTCTGGTCTAACTACTTTCAAGCTGTTGGAGAAGTTCGTTTAGCGAGTTTCCTAAATCTTGCTCGTCAGTTGATATTCCTTGTTCCGCTGGTCTTAATCTTATCTTCAATATTTGGTCTATACGGTGTCTATGCCGCTGTTCCCATTGCTGATTTACTTGCATTTTTTGTTACATCCTACTTTATCAGCAAAAAATTGCCACGTTCAGGGAAAAAACTGCTTTAA
- a CDS encoding IS30 family transposase: MTYTHITMDELVMIEAYYHQGIPVAKIAAYLNRTRTPINNVIRFFRAGHTAFEYYLRYKKNKKQCGREKVVLPEEQHLYIKEKVAEGWTPDVIIGRKEMTIDCSVRTLYRQFKEKTFDEATLPMKGKRKPNGHQERRGRQAYKRNISERIIDYPTFKEEFGHIEGDTIVGVRHKSAVITLVEILSKAIITLKPKGRKACDIESAMNQWFQSIPKKLFKSITFDCGKEFSNWKSLCNQHDVAIYFADPGTPSQRALNENSNGLLRKDGLPKEMDFNEVDQAFVSSVAHKRNIIPRKSLNYQTPLEVFMSYMDEDILYSLI, translated from the coding sequence ATGACCTATACCCATATTACCATGGATGAACTAGTGATGATAGAAGCTTATTACCATCAAGGTATTCCAGTTGCTAAAATAGCTGCTTACTTGAATCGTACTCGAACACCGATTAATAATGTTATCAGGTTCTTCAGAGCAGGACATACAGCTTTCGAGTATTACCTACGGTATAAGAAAAACAAGAAGCAGTGTGGACGCGAAAAAGTTGTTTTACCAGAAGAACAACATCTTTATATCAAGGAAAAAGTAGCTGAAGGCTGGACGCCTGATGTCATTATTGGCCGTAAAGAAATGACAATAGACTGTTCCGTACGAACACTTTATAGACAATTTAAAGAAAAAACATTCGATGAAGCTACCCTTCCAATGAAAGGGAAAAGAAAGCCTAACGGACATCAAGAACGTAGAGGTAGACAAGCTTATAAACGAAATATCTCTGAAAGAATAATAGATTATCCAACATTTAAAGAAGAATTTGGTCATATCGAAGGAGATACCATTGTAGGTGTCCGCCACAAAAGTGCGGTCATTACTCTAGTAGAGATTTTATCGAAAGCTATCATTACCTTAAAGCCCAAAGGGCGTAAAGCCTGCGACATTGAGAGTGCTATGAATCAATGGTTCCAATCCATACCAAAAAAATTATTCAAATCAATTACTTTTGATTGCGGTAAGGAGTTCTCCAACTGGAAATCTTTGTGCAACCAGCATGATGTCGCTATCTACTTCGCTGACCCTGGAACGCCTTCACAACGAGCTTTAAACGAGAATTCTAATGGGCTTCTTCGAAAAGATGGATTGCCAAAAGAAATGGATTTCAACGAAGTTGATCAGGCTTTCGTATCGTCTGTTGCACACAAACGGAATATAATTCCAAGAAAGTCATTAAATTACCAAACACCGCTGGAAGTTTTTATGAGTTACATGGATGAAGATATTTTGTATAGCTTAATTTGA
- a CDS encoding TasA family protein, with protein sequence MKKKLSLLLGVILLMAGTAYGTWALFGDTKEANVGIDLKLGNLEITSIENEWVYSSSTAEGNKENSKQINLNNISPGDTFTKKYKVENTGSLPTTIKVSNNNEYSPEKSAYKIAIESISDNFDSNGTKLFKDATTEFKMVVKVPEDLGNEYNITGKEKENEDGAILKYMEKNIVVEATQVTE encoded by the coding sequence ATGAAAAAGAAATTATCGTTGTTATTGGGAGTCATCTTACTGATGGCTGGAACGGCTTATGGAACATGGGCATTATTCGGAGATACTAAAGAAGCGAATGTAGGGATAGATCTTAAATTAGGTAATCTTGAAATTACAAGTATAGAAAACGAATGGGTTTATAGTAGTAGTACAGCTGAAGGTAATAAAGAGAATAGCAAACAAATTAATCTGAATAACATTAGCCCTGGAGATACATTTACAAAAAAGTATAAAGTAGAGAATACTGGTAGTCTGCCAACAACGATAAAGGTTTCCAACAATAATGAATATTCACCTGAAAAAAGTGCTTATAAAATTGCTATTGAGTCAATAAGTGATAATTTTGATTCAAATGGTACAAAACTTTTTAAGGATGCTACCACCGAGTTCAAAATGGTGGTTAAGGTACCTGAAGATTTAGGTAACGAATACAATATTACTGGAAAAGAAAAAGAGAATGAGGATGGAGCTATTCTAAAATATATGGAAAAAAATATTGTAGTTGAAGCTACACAAGTAACTGAATAA
- a CDS encoding DUF1538 domain-containing protein, translated as MKSKKRGIVFHLNSLTEKFKEVLLAVLPIVAIVIILHLTIAPLETNLLIKFLLGALCIVVGLAIFLLGTDIGITPIGSQLGKGVAKSNKIWVVIVAGLALGFFISIAEPDLHILGKQIAAVTGGVISSNSILLNVSLGIAVMITIGLLRIVFSFPLYKMLTGIYLVIFILSLFTSNEFLSIAFDASGATTGALTVPFMLALALGVSSLKKVGKKSKEDSFGLVGIASSGAIIAVMLMNILGGEREVQGALDVNPNETISILQSFITTIPTISKEIFIALFPILAIFIGYQLFFLKLSKKKLIKILKGVVYVFIGLVLFLVGVNAGFMEVGSVIGYTIASRDNPVYLLLISFVLGLVTILAEPAVYVLTHQIEEVTQGYVKRKIILLALSLGVGTAVLLSMVRILIPNLLLWHMLLPGYMLAIGLMYVIPRMFVGMAFDAGGVASGPMTATFILAFVQGAAQAIEGADVLMDGFGMIAMVAMMPIITLQLLGLIFKLKSRKGGLQKNGNKK; from the coding sequence TTGAAAAGTAAAAAGAGAGGGATTGTGTTTCATTTGAATAGTTTAACAGAGAAGTTTAAAGAAGTTTTATTAGCCGTGTTACCGATTGTAGCCATTGTTATTATCTTACACCTGACGATTGCACCTTTGGAAACAAACTTATTGATAAAGTTTTTATTGGGGGCTTTATGTATTGTTGTTGGTTTGGCTATTTTTTTATTGGGAACAGATATTGGAATCACTCCAATAGGATCTCAGTTAGGTAAAGGAGTAGCTAAAAGCAATAAAATCTGGGTTGTTATTGTCGCTGGATTAGCGTTGGGATTCTTTATATCCATAGCAGAACCTGATTTGCATATTTTAGGCAAACAAATTGCTGCGGTAACAGGTGGCGTTATATCGAGTAACAGTATTTTGTTAAATGTATCACTGGGAATTGCAGTAATGATAACAATTGGGTTACTTAGAATAGTATTTAGTTTTCCTCTGTACAAAATGTTGACAGGGATTTATCTCGTAATTTTTATTTTATCTTTATTCACATCCAACGAGTTCTTGTCGATAGCATTTGATGCATCAGGTGCAACAACAGGCGCTTTAACGGTTCCATTTATGTTGGCACTGGCTTTAGGTGTTTCCTCATTAAAAAAAGTAGGGAAAAAATCTAAAGAAGATAGTTTTGGATTGGTAGGTATCGCTTCATCCGGTGCGATTATTGCTGTGATGCTAATGAATATCTTGGGAGGAGAAAGAGAAGTCCAAGGTGCCTTAGACGTGAATCCAAATGAAACCATCTCGATCCTTCAATCGTTTATCACAACAATTCCAACGATTTCAAAAGAGATCTTTATAGCCTTGTTTCCAATCTTAGCTATTTTTATAGGCTATCAATTGTTCTTTTTAAAATTATCTAAAAAGAAGCTAATAAAAATTTTAAAAGGTGTTGTCTATGTTTTTATCGGGTTAGTTTTATTCTTAGTAGGAGTCAATGCTGGTTTTATGGAAGTCGGTAGTGTCATTGGCTACACCATTGCCTCACGGGATAACCCGGTTTATTTACTCTTAATTTCTTTTGTGTTAGGATTGGTGACGATATTAGCAGAGCCAGCAGTGTACGTTTTAACGCATCAAATTGAAGAAGTAACGCAAGGTTATGTGAAACGGAAAATTATTTTATTAGCCTTATCACTTGGTGTTGGGACAGCTGTACTGTTGTCGATGGTACGGATATTAATCCCTAATTTACTGCTTTGGCATATGTTGCTGCCAGGCTATATGCTGGCTATTGGTTTAATGTACGTTATACCAAGAATGTTTGTGGGAATGGCTTTTGATGCCGGTGGTGTTGCTTCAGGTCCAATGACAGCAACGTTTATTTTGGCATTTGTCCAAGGAGCGGCTCAAGCGATTGAAGGAGCAGATGTATTAATGGACGGTTTTGGAATGATTGCGATGGTCGCTATGATGCCAATCATTACGTTGCAATTACTCGGGTTGATCTTTAAGTTGAAATCTAGAAAGGGTGGACTTCAAAAAAATGGAAATAAAAAATGA
- a CDS encoding aldo/keto reductase, whose product MVESLLDRTPLNNGYTIPGIGLGTSGMMGKEAEDAVFYAITHGYRLIDTASVYDNEEDIGKGINRAINAGISRGDIFLTTKVWKTDMGFDQAIQSFDESLNRLNQQYVDLLLIHWPDKDDAVNLDTWRALESIYESGRARSIGVSNFKRADLVPLLEEVKVRPAVNQFEMYPGKSGQDTNDFCDSENIVSMAYSPIKKGNISKENRSMTLAKKHNKTPEQIALRWAVQRGTVPIPKSSHKDRIRENADIFDFFLDNEDMDFLNDLDMDKNDKKRLRDNIPGTLERKKRRKFNG is encoded by the coding sequence ATGGTTGAAAGCTTACTAGACAGAACACCCTTAAACAATGGTTATACCATTCCAGGAATTGGACTGGGAACAAGTGGTATGATGGGTAAGGAAGCAGAAGATGCTGTGTTTTATGCTATTACTCATGGTTATCGTTTAATTGATACAGCTTCTGTTTATGATAATGAAGAAGATATTGGAAAAGGAATCAATCGAGCTATTAACGCGGGTATTTCGCGTGGGGACATATTTTTAACAACAAAAGTATGGAAAACAGATATGGGTTTTGATCAAGCAATCCAATCTTTTGATGAAAGTTTAAACCGATTGAATCAACAGTATGTTGATTTATTATTGATTCATTGGCCAGACAAAGATGATGCAGTGAATTTAGACACGTGGCGTGCGTTAGAATCTATTTATGAATCAGGACGTGCACGTTCAATTGGTGTATCAAACTTTAAACGAGCTGATTTAGTGCCTTTGTTAGAAGAAGTTAAAGTACGACCAGCAGTCAATCAATTTGAAATGTACCCAGGTAAAAGTGGCCAGGATACAAATGATTTTTGTGATAGCGAAAACATTGTTTCGATGGCTTATAGTCCAATAAAAAAAGGAAACATTAGCAAAGAAAATAGATCAATGACTTTAGCAAAAAAACACAATAAGACACCTGAACAAATCGCCTTGCGTTGGGCAGTTCAAAGAGGAACTGTGCCAATTCCAAAATCTAGTCATAAAGATCGGATTAGAGAAAATGCAGATATATTTGATTTCTTTTTAGATAATGAAGATATGGACTTTTTAAATGATTTAGATATGGATAAAAATGATAAGAAAAGATTAAGAGACAACATACCGGGTACACTAGAACGTAAGAAACGCAGAAAGTTTAATGGCTAA
- a CDS encoding mechanosensitive ion channel, which translates to MNDFTNSISTGFNSFMGFLPTLLGAIALLILAWIIAILVRKGSQKGLKAAGFNRLLTKWGLASSDEQANNTIDSISKVLYYLVWLIFIPGVLSMLGLNAIASPITNMFDSVLSFIPKLFAAAVILALGIFIGRFVKNLVYNLLITLNIDKWITKITSSQEVADDATPSVEQKMTIAKVLANVVYIIILVPIVTVALETLQIRSISEPIIMVLNQVLAAIPNVIVAVILIGVGVVLAKFVGDLISGLLEGTGINKLNKYMKTSGTMTTTFNLAKVIGQIIQAILIVFFVVEALNVLNLEVLNTIGTAVIAYLPLVLSALIILGIGLMGGTLLGNFITQTTGSRMSGNIIKYILIVMAVFMGLDQLKFATSIVNYAFLLILGGLSVAFAISFGIGGREFAKRQLEKIEAKVEKEQDK; encoded by the coding sequence ATGAACGACTTTACAAATTCGATTAGTACAGGATTCAATTCGTTTATGGGCTTTTTACCCACATTATTAGGAGCCATTGCACTATTAATACTAGCTTGGATTATAGCCATTTTAGTACGTAAGGGCTCTCAAAAAGGCTTGAAGGCAGCTGGTTTTAATCGCCTATTAACAAAATGGGGGTTAGCAAGTTCAGACGAACAAGCAAACAATACCATTGATTCGATTAGTAAAGTACTTTATTACTTGGTCTGGTTAATTTTCATACCTGGCGTGCTAAGTATGTTGGGCTTAAACGCTATTGCATCACCGATTACAAATATGTTTGATTCAGTGTTATCATTTATACCAAAATTATTCGCAGCAGCAGTTATCCTAGCACTTGGAATTTTCATCGGACGTTTTGTTAAAAATTTAGTGTACAATTTACTCATTACTTTAAATATTGATAAGTGGATTACTAAAATCACAAGTTCTCAAGAGGTTGCTGATGATGCAACTCCTTCTGTAGAACAAAAAATGACAATTGCTAAAGTATTAGCAAACGTGGTTTATATCATTATACTTGTGCCAATTGTTACAGTAGCACTTGAAACATTGCAAATAAGAAGTATCTCAGAACCAATTATTATGGTGTTAAATCAAGTCTTAGCAGCTATCCCTAACGTGATTGTAGCCGTTATTTTAATTGGCGTAGGCGTTGTGTTAGCTAAGTTTGTTGGAGATTTAATTTCAGGTTTGCTAGAAGGAACGGGTATTAATAAGTTAAATAAATACATGAAAACTTCTGGAACAATGACGACAACCTTTAACCTAGCTAAAGTTATTGGACAAATTATTCAAGCTATTCTAATTGTATTCTTTGTTGTTGAAGCGTTGAATGTTTTAAACTTAGAAGTCTTAAATACTATCGGGACAGCAGTTATTGCTTACTTGCCACTTGTGCTTAGTGCCTTGATCATTCTAGGCATTGGTCTAATGGGTGGAACATTATTAGGAAACTTTATTACTCAAACAACTGGTAGTCGTATGTCAGGGAACATTATTAAGTATATTCTAATCGTAATGGCAGTCTTCATGGGACTTGATCAACTGAAGTTTGCTACAAGTATTGTTAATTATGCTTTCTTATTGATTCTTGGAGGACTATCCGTAGCCTTTGCTATTTCATTCGGTATTGGCGGTCGCGAGTTTGCCAAACGTCAACTAGAAAAAATAGAAGCAAAAGTAGAAAAAGAGCAAGATAAATAG
- a CDS encoding P-II family nitrogen regulator has translation MEIKNDVILRIDYEIICVIVNDGKGSRVLKIGKQNGISGGTIFYGQGTIKNHVLKLLGLEDVRKEIVILAADKKVVKEALEDFTKKLNLDKRNQGIIFTVPIANLLGNKQCVYSQNAISRKVDQVMYQAIFTIVDSGRSEEVIAAAVAAGAQGGTVINGRGAGSHEMSKLFSMDIEPEKEIVLILTEAQTTDAIVASISYAMEIEKPGNGVLFTLDVNNTKGLF, from the coding sequence ATGGAAATAAAAAATGATGTCATTCTTAGAATAGACTATGAAATAATTTGCGTTATTGTTAATGATGGAAAAGGCAGTAGAGTATTAAAAATCGGGAAGCAAAATGGTATTTCTGGAGGAACTATTTTTTATGGACAAGGAACCATTAAGAATCATGTTCTTAAGTTGTTAGGACTAGAGGATGTTCGAAAAGAAATTGTGATTTTAGCAGCTGACAAAAAAGTAGTAAAAGAAGCACTCGAAGATTTCACTAAAAAATTAAATTTAGATAAGCGCAATCAAGGCATTATTTTTACCGTTCCGATTGCCAATCTTTTAGGCAACAAACAGTGTGTTTATTCACAAAATGCAATCAGCAGAAAGGTTGATCAAGTTATGTACCAAGCCATTTTTACTATTGTGGATTCTGGAAGATCGGAAGAAGTTATTGCAGCAGCAGTTGCGGCTGGCGCTCAAGGTGGAACCGTCATTAATGGTCGAGGAGCGGGTAGCCACGAAATGAGCAAACTCTTTTCAATGGATATCGAACCAGAAAAAGAAATTGTCCTAATCTTAACCGAGGCACAAACGACAGACGCGATTGTCGCATCAATTAGTTATGCGATGGAAATAGAAAAGCCAGGTAACGGAGTACTATTTACGTTAGATGTAAATAATACGAAAGGCCTATTTTAA
- a CDS encoding PfkB family carbohydrate kinase, producing MILNEREKKILAAIRKDPYISQQDLADQIGLSRSTIANLISGLVKKDYLVGKAYILVEKKPVICIGAANIDRRYSLEEPFTTGTITDAKERFIFGGCARNVAENLGRLGIEPTLLSIAGNDACWQQIKEHSEHFMDVSQVDMIENESTGVFVEVLDTNGAVEFGLTDMNIYKYMTPEWLSKNFSLLKEAEYLVADLNLPKETLELLISFKIKYQIPLILISVSVSRMKNLPTCLNGVDLLIVKYDETEAYLDMPVNTAEEMKQAALKWLTFGLKSVAVTKNDEMVTYITDKKKIYQYENTHDANKSYNWGLNEAGCAGIIYAYKKRKSAKERVLTGIINAYHTSKTLHLIRPNLSASQLERDVNLFSEVENDYHV from the coding sequence ATGATACTAAATGAAAGAGAAAAGAAAATTTTAGCTGCTATTCGAAAAGACCCTTATATCAGTCAACAAGACTTAGCTGATCAAATTGGTTTATCACGCTCAACTATCGCAAATCTCATTTCTGGTTTAGTAAAAAAAGACTATCTTGTAGGAAAAGCGTATATTCTTGTTGAGAAAAAACCAGTAATTTGTATTGGTGCGGCTAATATTGACAGACGCTATAGCTTAGAAGAACCCTTTACTACGGGAACAATAACTGATGCGAAAGAACGGTTTATATTTGGTGGATGTGCTCGAAATGTCGCAGAAAATTTAGGTCGCTTAGGTATTGAACCGACTCTCCTCTCCATTGCAGGCAATGATGCATGTTGGCAACAAATTAAAGAACATTCAGAACACTTTATGGATGTTTCACAAGTAGATATGATTGAAAACGAATCAACGGGTGTCTTTGTTGAAGTATTAGATACAAATGGGGCTGTTGAATTTGGCTTGACAGATATGAATATCTACAAATATATGACACCTGAATGGTTAAGCAAAAACTTCTCTCTTCTAAAAGAAGCCGAATACTTGGTGGCAGACTTGAATTTACCTAAAGAAACGCTCGAACTATTGATTTCATTTAAAATAAAATACCAGATTCCATTAATTTTAATCTCTGTTTCTGTTTCCAGAATGAAAAATTTACCAACTTGTTTAAACGGAGTAGATTTACTAATTGTAAAATACGATGAAACAGAAGCTTATCTTGACATGCCTGTAAATACAGCAGAAGAAATGAAGCAAGCCGCTTTAAAATGGTTAACTTTCGGCTTAAAAAGTGTAGCTGTAACTAAAAATGATGAAATGGTAACGTATATTACAGATAAAAAGAAAATTTATCAATACGAAAATACACATGATGCAAATAAAAGTTACAATTGGGGTTTAAACGAAGCTGGCTGTGCAGGAATTATTTATGCCTACAAAAAAAGAAAATCGGCAAAAGAAAGAGTATTGACTGGTATAATAAATGCCTATCATACCTCTAAAACACTTCATCTTATTCGTCCAAATCTATCAGCCAGTCAATTAGAGCGAGACGTTAATTTATTTTCTGAAGTTGAAAATGACTACCATGTTTAA
- a CDS encoding signal peptidase I — protein sequence MKIFQKAIQGIGIVLLALFTFIMLLNFLSAPDSKGLFGYKGYIILSGSMESVLTPGDFIIVKDHPYQTIRENDVVTFEMENRVITHRVIKLSTAGLTTKGDANTVEDNSQVTKRDYIGTLKLALPYIGRIILLLQKPYMIAIYIVLIGSYFIFSSFDKKKK from the coding sequence ATGAAAATTTTTCAAAAAGCTATACAAGGAATTGGGATAGTATTACTAGCTTTGTTTACCTTTATTATGCTACTTAATTTTTTATCTGCTCCAGATTCAAAAGGGTTGTTTGGATACAAAGGCTATATTATTTTAAGTGGCAGTATGGAATCTGTTTTGACACCGGGTGACTTTATTATCGTCAAAGACCATCCTTATCAAACCATTAGAGAAAATGATGTCGTGACATTTGAAATGGAGAATAGGGTTATTACCCATAGAGTGATCAAATTATCCACTGCTGGTTTAACCACTAAGGGTGATGCCAATACAGTAGAAGATAACAGCCAAGTAACAAAAAGAGACTATATAGGGACGTTAAAACTGGCTTTACCGTATATCGGTCGCATCATCCTTTTGCTACAAAAACCTTATATGATAGCGATATACATTGTATTAATAGGGAGTTATTTTATCTTTAGCTCTTTCGATAAAAAGAAGAAATAG
- a CDS encoding metallophosphoesterase, whose product MSEWNSFFIIIGLLISLGIYLVVQNKWIQVKHFHIKLPSSGKGLKGKKIVQLSDLHLPRQGVSMLQLVKKVALEKPDVIVLTGDVVDVRGNLPETKLQNLAQSLISIAPTYAVTGNHDANGGYLQEWEDILTTAGVRVLIDEAEWIEFEEDGFVLMGLSEKEDFDRAPRPILRGISLTEGMQQQPKILLAHHPELFEDYLMDLTKAPDLILSGHAHGGQIRLPFVGGLFSPGQGKWPKYTDGVYYDSEMPGNRMIVSRGIGNSTFPFRFNNRPEVVIVTLD is encoded by the coding sequence ATGTCAGAATGGAATAGTTTTTTTATTATTATAGGGTTACTTATATCACTAGGAATCTATCTTGTGGTACAAAATAAATGGATACAAGTGAAACATTTTCATATCAAATTACCGAGTTCAGGTAAAGGGTTAAAAGGCAAGAAAATCGTTCAATTATCAGATTTACATTTGCCTAGACAAGGCGTGTCGATGTTGCAACTAGTAAAAAAAGTAGCGTTAGAAAAACCGGATGTGATTGTCTTAACTGGGGATGTAGTCGACGTTAGAGGCAATTTGCCAGAAACGAAATTGCAAAACTTAGCGCAGTCATTGATTTCTATTGCTCCAACGTATGCGGTAACTGGAAACCACGATGCAAACGGGGGTTATCTCCAAGAATGGGAAGATATCTTAACGACAGCTGGGGTTAGAGTCTTAATTGATGAAGCAGAATGGATTGAATTTGAAGAAGATGGGTTTGTTCTGATGGGCTTATCTGAAAAAGAGGATTTTGATAGGGCTCCAAGACCGATTCTCAGAGGTATTTCGTTAACAGAAGGGATGCAGCAACAACCCAAAATATTATTAGCTCATCATCCAGAACTATTTGAGGATTATTTGATGGATTTGACCAAAGCACCAGATTTAATTTTGAGCGGACATGCTCATGGCGGTCAAATTAGACTACCATTTGTAGGTGGCCTTTTTTCTCCAGGACAAGGCAAATGGCCTAAATACACTGATGGTGTCTATTATGATTCAGAAATGCCTGGTAATAGGATGATTGTTAGTAGAGGTATCGGAAATTCAACCTTTCCCTTCCGTTTCAATAACCGTCCTGAAGTGGTTATTGTTACATTAGATTGA